In one Thermosipho ferrireducens genomic region, the following are encoded:
- a CDS encoding ABC transporter substrate-binding protein, protein MVSLMVFSITTITMTSGGVGKELEVLYAQLKEFMKENPDIVVTVIPMPDSSTERHDLYVTYLAAGETDPDVLMLDVIWPPEFAPFLEDLTKDYDYFELDKFLPGTVKSVTVNGRIVAIPWFTDAGLLYYRKDLLEKYGYKNPPKTWDELVEMASKISKAEGIHGFVWQGARYEGLVCDFMEYVWSFGTDVLDDKGKVIINNPKAVEALQLMVDLIYKYKISPEGVTTYMEEDARRIFQNGEAVFMRNWPYAWSLVNSDESPIKGKVGVVPLPKGPGEEGRHAATLGGWNLGINIFSSKKEKEAAKKLIKFLTSYNQQLYKAENAGQNPTLKAVYNDPKLKEAAPFMVELFDVFINALPRPRTANYAEVSDAIQRYVHAALTKQMTPEKAIAGLEKELKLLLGQ, encoded by the coding sequence ATGGTATCTCTTATGGTATTTTCAATCACCACTATTACCATGACATCTGGCGGTGTGGGGAAAGAACTTGAAGTACTTTATGCTCAATTGAAGGAATTTATGAAAGAAAATCCAGATATAGTTGTTACAGTTATCCCTATGCCAGATTCTTCGACAGAAAGACATGACCTTTATGTCACGTATCTTGCAGCAGGAGAAACTGATCCAGATGTTCTTATGCTTGATGTAATTTGGCCACCTGAATTTGCTCCATTTCTTGAAGATTTAACAAAAGATTATGACTATTTTGAACTTGACAAATTTCTCCCGGGAACAGTAAAATCTGTAACAGTTAATGGAAGAATAGTTGCTATTCCATGGTTTACAGATGCGGGTCTTTTATACTATAGAAAAGATCTTCTTGAAAAATATGGCTATAAAAATCCACCTAAAACATGGGATGAACTTGTTGAAATGGCATCAAAAATATCAAAGGCTGAAGGGATTCACGGATTTGTATGGCAGGGTGCAAGGTATGAAGGACTTGTGTGTGATTTTATGGAATATGTTTGGTCTTTTGGAACAGATGTTCTTGATGACAAAGGAAAGGTTATAATCAACAATCCAAAAGCCGTTGAGGCTTTACAACTTATGGTTGATCTTATTTACAAATATAAAATTTCCCCAGAAGGTGTAACTACGTATATGGAAGAAGATGCAAGAAGAATTTTCCAGAATGGAGAAGCAGTATTCATGAGAAATTGGCCATACGCATGGTCCTTAGTTAATAGTGATGAATCTCCAATAAAAGGAAAAGTTGGCGTTGTGCCTCTTCCAAAGGGTCCTGGTGAAGAGGGAAGACATGCAGCCACACTCGGTGGATGGAATCTTGGAATTAATATATTCTCTTCAAAGAAAGAAAAAGAAGCAGCTAAAAAGCTTATAAAATTCCTTACAAGCTATAATCAACAGTTGTACAAAGCAGAAAATGCCGGACAAAATCCTACTTTAAAAGCCGTTTACAACGATCCAAAACTCAAAGAAGCTGCTCCATTTATGGTAGAATTGTTCGATGTATTTATCAATGCTCTCCCAAGACCAAGAACTGCAAACTATGCCGAGGTGTCTGATGCTATTCAAAGGTATGTTCACGCAGCGCTTACAAAACAAATGACACCTGAAAAGGCGATAGCCGGACTTGAAAAAGAATTAAAACTCCTTCTTGGACAGTAA
- a CDS encoding glycosyltransferase gives MTVEVPKKRITEYSKIAPEDVEELIELTKDLKGLKVVHVNATAYGGGVAELLYTLVPLMEDLGLNAKWEVLEAPNEFYNVTKKFHNALQGAAIDITDEEFKLYEQINMENAKKLDLDADVVIIHDPQPALIPVFKEGNYIWRCHIDTSSPDKDVWERLTQKMKGYYKKALFHLNDYINSPFDNIGIEFPPSIDPLSEKNRTLSKIELSDIINRYSIDVEKPIITVVARFDPWKDLFGAIDVYREIKKVLDVQLLIVSAMAKDDPEGWTFFEDVLRYAGTDKDILFLTDLKGVSHKEVNAIQTISTLGLHTATKEGFGLVISEMMWKGNPVVARPVGGIKLQVDDGINGYLRYDIKQLAEAAIDIIKDSEKRKTFGINAKETVRKKFLTTSHLKRYLKVISEVANETI, from the coding sequence ATGACGGTAGAAGTTCCAAAGAAAAGAATAACTGAATATTCAAAAATAGCGCCAGAAGATGTGGAAGAATTAATAGAACTTACAAAAGATCTCAAAGGACTAAAAGTCGTACATGTTAATGCTACAGCTTATGGGGGAGGTGTGGCTGAGCTACTCTATACACTTGTTCCACTTATGGAAGACCTCGGATTAAATGCAAAATGGGAAGTTCTTGAAGCCCCAAACGAATTTTACAATGTGACCAAAAAGTTCCATAACGCTCTCCAGGGAGCAGCAATCGACATCACAGATGAGGAATTCAAACTTTATGAACAGATAAATATGGAAAACGCAAAAAAACTTGATCTCGACGCAGACGTAGTAATTATACATGATCCGCAACCAGCTTTAATACCAGTCTTCAAAGAAGGTAATTACATATGGAGGTGTCACATTGATACTTCAAGTCCAGATAAAGATGTATGGGAAAGATTAACTCAAAAGATGAAAGGATATTACAAAAAAGCATTATTTCACCTAAACGATTACATAAATTCTCCTTTTGATAACATTGGTATAGAATTTCCTCCAAGTATTGATCCATTAAGTGAAAAAAATAGAACTTTATCAAAAATAGAATTATCTGATATAATTAATAGGTACAGTATAGATGTGGAAAAGCCAATTATTACTGTTGTCGCTCGGTTTGATCCATGGAAAGACTTATTTGGAGCAATTGATGTTTATAGAGAAATTAAAAAAGTACTGGATGTACAACTTTTAATTGTATCTGCTATGGCCAAAGATGATCCAGAAGGCTGGACTTTTTTTGAAGATGTATTGCGATATGCAGGAACTGATAAAGACATTCTTTTTCTTACCGATTTAAAAGGTGTCAGTCACAAAGAAGTTAACGCTATCCAGACTATTTCTACTCTGGGTCTTCATACAGCCACAAAAGAAGGATTTGGATTGGTAATCTCTGAAATGATGTGGAAAGGAAATCCTGTGGTTGCTCGTCCAGTGGGTGGTATTAAGCTTCAGGTAGATGATGGTATTAATGGTTATTTACGTTATGATATTAAGCAACTTGCTGAAGCGGCTATTGACATTATAAAGGATAGTGAAAAACGCAAAACTTTTGGAATAAATGCTAAAGAGACAGTAAGAAAGAAATTTCTCACAACTTCTCATTTAAAAAGATATTTAAAAGTAATCAGTGAGGTGGCAAATGAAACTATCTAA
- a CDS encoding ROK family protein has translation MKLSNLKKILLNLAFRKSLYRNELGKELKVSPSTLTYLLNKLSSLKLIEIKSSETISMGRPKQIISLNPEKWNIIGIRIGREFINSTLFNGIFDVKEKISIRLTSSDMGNKRIGELLKQNLEKISKVPVNAVGLAFSGKVSFDTVNSHILKLENFNPKEIVKSVFPDSTVTILNDVEAIATEEFVLHGGQKILVINYGTGIGACFYESHGIYQKSERKVIDLGHFYAGGNEKCYCGRTGCFETVASDYAVLKKYKYRNLDIVHFILHQEDFEKDLEEIRHMYKYYRRKAEILYEETLNHLSVFLGNIVRLLEPDKVVICGEGTSPWFTQSLQKKIYAVSGLTLGIVHRGLENNIEYGSALDALREHILFTDL, from the coding sequence ATGAAACTATCTAACCTAAAAAAGATATTACTAAATCTGGCTTTTAGAAAATCATTGTACAGAAATGAATTAGGAAAAGAGTTGAAGGTCTCTCCTTCAACTCTTACCTACCTTCTAAACAAACTCTCTTCTTTGAAATTAATTGAAATAAAATCAAGTGAAACTATTTCAATGGGACGTCCAAAGCAAATCATAAGTCTTAACCCTGAAAAATGGAACATTATAGGGATTAGAATAGGACGAGAATTCATAAATTCCACTTTATTCAACGGAATTTTTGACGTAAAAGAAAAAATAAGCATAAGATTAACCAGCAGTGATATGGGAAATAAAAGAATTGGTGAATTATTAAAACAAAATCTTGAAAAAATTTCAAAAGTCCCAGTAAACGCAGTAGGCCTGGCATTTTCAGGGAAAGTGAGTTTTGACACGGTAAACTCACATATATTGAAATTAGAAAATTTTAATCCAAAAGAAATTGTAAAGAGTGTTTTTCCAGACTCAACAGTAACAATTTTGAACGATGTAGAAGCAATCGCCACAGAAGAATTTGTATTGCACGGTGGGCAGAAAATTTTAGTTATAAATTACGGTACAGGGATAGGAGCCTGTTTTTATGAGTCTCATGGAATTTACCAAAAAAGTGAAAGGAAAGTCATAGATCTGGGGCATTTTTACGCTGGGGGTAATGAAAAGTGTTATTGCGGGCGCACTGGTTGTTTTGAAACTGTTGCATCAGATTATGCGGTTCTGAAAAAATACAAATACAGGAATCTGGATATTGTGCATTTTATACTCCACCAGGAAGATTTCGAAAAAGATCTTGAAGAAATAAGACACATGTACAAATATTATAGAAGAAAAGCTGAAATATTATATGAAGAGACACTTAATCACCTATCTGTGTTTTTAGGAAACATTGTGAGACTTTTAGAGCCAGACAAAGTTGTAATATGTGGAGAGGGTACTTCTCCATGGTTTACGCAGAGTCTTCAAAAGAAAATTTATGCAGTTTCTGGTTTAACACTTGGAATAGTACACAGGGGACTGGAAAATAATATAGAATATGGCAGTGCACTTGACGCTTTAAGAGAACACATACTTTTTACTGATCTTTAG
- a CDS encoding sensor histidine kinase — protein MISKNCLDYFDELILMLDGVKVTYANKRAREYGIEINMEIFTIFTFNYIGEYTEKILDEQSFELETRVYFFKLSAYRDVVIKYFHKDKLMIIKDITEVNQLKQAKSDFTTAISHELFNPLSVIEGNVYNLLEQNLPENIKESLLNIKRASKRMERIIRQLKMLSMVQLGLYQPKSVDLSSHKVLKEVIAELSDKISQKKMEIIPVIKTEVIKGDTFVIYTILKNLLSNAIKYSYPNSQIYVTLDSDKIEVQDNGIGIKKEELNRIFERFYRSADAVKMATGSGLGLSIVKHLCNLCDYTLKVESDYLVGSRFSVFLNPKDQ, from the coding sequence TGATGCTGGATGGAGTGAAAGTTACATATGCAAACAAACGAGCCAGAGAATATGGAATAGAAATTAACATGGAGATTTTTACAATTTTTACGTTTAATTATATTGGGGAATATACCGAAAAGATACTCGATGAGCAAAGTTTTGAATTAGAGACGAGGGTGTATTTTTTCAAACTTTCCGCCTATAGAGATGTGGTTATAAAATACTTTCACAAAGATAAATTGATGATAATAAAGGATATTACAGAGGTAAATCAATTAAAACAGGCCAAAAGCGATTTTACAACTGCTATTTCTCATGAACTTTTTAACCCGCTTTCTGTAATAGAAGGAAATGTCTATAATTTATTGGAACAAAATCTTCCGGAAAACATTAAAGAATCTTTGCTTAACATAAAAAGGGCATCTAAAAGAATGGAAAGAATCATAAGACAGCTTAAAATGCTTTCTATGGTGCAGCTTGGTTTGTATCAACCAAAAAGTGTTGATTTAAGCTCTCATAAGGTTTTGAAAGAAGTCATTGCAGAATTGTCAGACAAAATCTCTCAAAAGAAAATGGAAATAATCCCTGTCATAAAAACAGAAGTAATAAAAGGAGATACTTTTGTAATATATACAATTTTGAAGAACCTGTTATCAAATGCTATAAAATATTCATACCCAAATTCGCAAATTTACGTAACTTTAGATTCAGATAAAATAGAAGTACAGGATAATGGCATAGGAATAAAAAAAGAAGAATTGAATAGGATATTTGAAAGGTTTTACAGAAGCGCTGATGCTGTCAAAATGGCTACAGGTTCCGGGTTAGGCCTATCGATTGTGAAGCATCTTTGCAATTTATGTGATTATACGTTAAAGGTTGAAAGTGATTATTTAGTCGGTTCCAGATTTTCTGTATTTTTAAACCCTAAAGATCAGTAA